The Brevibacterium atlanticum genome segment GCACTTGCATCGCCTTGGAACCGAGCAGGCGTTCGAGCCGCTCATTGACCGAGGCGAGCTTCGCATCCCGCTTCGCGAGTTCGTTCTTCAGCCGAGCGATCTCCCTCTCGCGTCTGCCGATGCCGCCGAGGAGCTTCGACTCGCGGTCATAGGCACTGATGAGCTCTTGGGCGAGGTCGGCATTGAGCGATGCGGTCTCATCGATGACGCGAGAGACATTGTCGCGGACGGAACCGATGTCCTCGGTCCCGGTCGGGGTGGTCGTCAAGTGGGCTCCAGGTGTCCAACGTGCACAGCGGAACCCTCTGATTCAAGGGCGTTCCACTGCCGAAACTTCACAGCTTGACGGTTACGCTACTGGGCACCGGAGGCCGAATTCCCCTATTTCACCAACAGTTCATCTGCCGCATACGAAGAGTTCCGCAGACGAGCTCAGAAGCAGTAGTGCCCCGGGGCGTATCCGAACGCATGGACGTCGCCGTTCGCCAGCAGCAGATCGTCATCGACGCTCCACGTATGCGCATGGTCACCGCGGACCTGGACGAAGTTGAACCGGTCGGCCGAATAGATGCGGGCACCGTCCGCGATGAGCCGCTGCTGAAGTTCCGTGTCCTCGCCCAGGGTGCGTTCGGCGAAGGGATTGTCCAGCAGCGTCGACCGATAGGTCATCAGGGTCGGGCCCATGACGAGGTCGGTGAAGCGATGCTCGCGTTCGGGGAACCGACGGATCACGATGTCGCGGCCGCGGATATGCAGATAGTGCGCCTGCTTGCCGACGAGTTCCGCGTTCGAGTAGCGCAGTGCCGCGAGCTGATCGCCGAGGTAGTGCGCTCCGTAGACGTCATCATCGTCCATCTTTGCGATCACCTCACCGGAGGCCGCCTCGATGCCGCGGTTGAGGCAGACGCCCAGCGGCTGTGAGGAGTCGACTTCGACGATCTGCAGGTGCTCGATGCCAGCATTCGTCGCCCGGGTCCGCAGATCCGCAGGCACCTCGAAGCCGTGTGCGACAAGGACGAGTTCCTTGTCCTGGTGCAGCTGTTCGGCATGTGTGGTCAGAACCTCGCCGAGGTGGTCGGGCCGGTTCGTGGAGACGACCGCCGACACCGACGTGGGGAACGGCCGTGCATAGTCGAGACCGAGCGAATCCATCACCGTCATCGCCCGGTGGGTGTAGGTGTGTTCGGCCCAGATGCGGCGCTGGGCGAGGTGAACGCTGCGATCACGCAGCTCGGGGCTGCGCACATGGGCGCGAAGCACCCACTCCGCGTCCTCGGCGGTCTCCGGCTGCGGCACCTCGTCGGTCGGGAAGAACTCACGGGTGGCCGCGCTGGGAGTGGTGACGACCGGTGTGCCGGCGGCGTTGATCTCGAAGATCCTGCGGGCGCACATGCTGGGGGAGTCGGTGACGGAGTTGACGTTGAGGAAGACCTTGTAGTGCTTGTAGGCCGTGAGCAGATTCCGGTAGGGCAGGGAACCGACGACCCTCTCGGCGAGGGCGCCCGGGAACTGGTAGCGCTCATCGTCGCCGAGGAACCGGGAGAAGATCTCGAGGCCGTGCTCCATCCGCCCGGACACTGCGTCGGCAGCGCCCAACAGCAGGTCCATCTGCGCTCTGCGCTCGGGGTACTTGTGAGCGAAGTACATTCCGGCGAAGGCGATGTCCCTGGCCCCGGCGTTCCTGGCGGGCCGGGACGGGTTGTGGATCGCGGGCTGTGCCGCGAATGGCAGTGCCGCAATACGGTCATGGCCCAGCCGGGCACGGTATTCCGGGACCAGTCTGACATCGCTGGTGAAGACGACATCGCAGAGTTCTGCCAGCGGCAGGAAGTCCTCGAAGTGCGGAGGATCCTCCTTGTTCCAGAAGACCGTCGGGATGCTGCGGCGGCGGCATTCGGCCAGCAGGTCCGTGATCTCCGGGCCGGGGCCGGACGGACCGGTGAGTTTGAACTTCCACTCTCCGTTGTTCCCGTTCCACGCGGACTCGACGAAGACGAAGTCGAGCCCATCGAGCTCGCTCGACCAGCCCGAGATCGACAGCGGTCTGGTCGCCCATTCGTAGCCGAAGCTCTCGGCCGAGAACTCATCGAGGATGACCCCGACCTCGAGGGTGTCGAAGACGGGCGTGCGGTGGGGCTTCGGGAGGGCAGGGAACAGCTCGGCGAGCACTTCTGCCGACAGGCTGCCTGTTGCCACCTCGGCAGAGGATTCCGCAGCACCCTGCGCGATCGATCGGCGACGTCGCCACTGTGCCATCTGCGACAGACCGCCCTTGCGCAGATGCCAAAGAGCGGTCCTCGCGGTGCGAAGCGGTGAACGGGGCACGAACGGGTCCTCTCGGCGGCAGACTGGGGCCAGGGATCAGATCAGAAACGCGGCTGCGAAGCACAGAATATGACAGTCGAACGACCTGAATGAGGCCCGCAGGTAAACGGCAGAGAACCTTGTTTCAGGCAGTTGAAACTGAAATCAATCCTTAATGTTCGCATCGTCCATGATGTGTGAATCCTGTTAGGGCCAATAGTACAATCGTGACGTTGCAGTGGGCAGGAGAAGCGCCGACGGTGCAGTTCGCACCGTCAGGTGCAGGCACCGCCCCACGTCATGAAAGCGGATGAAAAGAGGACAGTGGGAAGCACTCCTGAGCCCATTCCCTCACGGACCCCGATGAGACGGCACGGCAGAGTCCTGGCACTCTCGCTTATCGACGGATTCGTCTTCGCCTTCCTCGTGGTGGCGATGACTTTGGTGCGATACGACTTCCATACCTACCTGGTCAATGCTCCCGGGATGTTCGTCTGCTCGGCGATCGCTCTGATCGTCTTCCTCATCGGCGGACCGATGGCGATCTATCGCGGACGTTACCGTCGCGGATCGACCGACCAGTTCGCGGCCATCGTCGGAACGGTCGCCCTCGGCGTGGGGCTGATGTGGGTGGCCGAATTCGCTTTGGCCAGCAGCCTGCTCATTCCCACCAGTGTGCCGATCGCAGCCGGTGCGATGATGATCGTGGCCAAGAGCCTCGAGAACTGGGTGCGCCGCAACCTGCGGCAGCGTACGCTCACCTCCTCGGGATCCTCCCGGCCCACCCTCGTCGTCGGCGCCGGCAACCAGGGAACGCTCGCGCTCGACATGATCGCGCAGGACACCCGGAACGAATATGTCGCCGTCGGCATCCTCGACGACGATCCGGCGAAACGTCACCTGCGCTACAACGGCACCCGCGTTCTCGGGCCGATCAGTGATATCGGCGCCCATGTCGATCGCACGGGTGCCGGCGTCGTCATCATCGCCATCGCCGACCTTCCGCCCGAAGAGCTCTCTCGGATCGCCTCGAACCTCGAATCCCGTCCGGTCGAGATCAAGATCATGCCGAAGCTCTCGGACACCCAAGTCTCCCGGCACGAACCGGACTCTCATGCTGTGGCAGGCCTGCGCCATCGCGGATTCCGCGATGTCAGCCTCGAAGACCTCATCGGGCGCAAACCGATCTCGACGAACATCGACGACATCGCCACAGCGATCACCGGCAAGGTCGTCCTCGTCACCGGCGCCGGCGGTTCCATCGGCTCCCAACTGTGCCGCCAGGTCTCTCGCTTCGCCCCGGCCAGGCTCGTCATGACCGACCGGGATGAGTCCGGTCTGCACGCCACGGAACTCGGTCTCGAAGGGTCCGCGCTGCTGACCAGCGATGACCTCGTCCTCGGCGACCTGCGCGATCCGGCATTCATCGACGCCCTCGTCGCCGAGGCGAAACCAGAGATCATCTTCCACGCAGCGGCTCTCAAGCACCTGACGTTCCTCGAACGTTTCCCGGAACAGGCCGTGCGCACCAATGTGGGAGCCAGTCTCGATCTCCTCAACGCCGCTGTGGCGAACGATGTCGATTCCTTCGTGCACATTTCGACGGACAAGGCGGCAGGCGCAACCTCCGTGCTCGGGCGGACGAAGTTCTCCATCGAACGGGCGGTCGCCGCGGTGGCGGCGGAGACCGGTCGGCGGTACATGTCTGTGCGGTTCGGCAATGTGCTCGGCTCGCGCGGTTCGGTCCTCGAGACGTTCGTGGCACAGGTGGCCGCCGGTGATCCTGTCACGGTCACCGATCCCGAAGTGACCCGCTATTTCATGACTGCCGATGAGGCCTGCGAACTCGTGCTGCAGGCAGCTGCCATCGGGGAACCGGGCGAGACACTCGTGCTCGATATGGGCGAACCGATCCGGATCGACGACCTCGCCAGACGCGTCATCGCACTCTCGGGTCGCAGTGATGCCCGTATCGTCTATACGGGTCTGCGTCCGGGCGAGAAACTCACCGAGGCACTGCTGTCACCTGGCGAGGTCGACAACAGACCCAAACATCCTCTGATCACGCAGGTGCCGATCTCCCCGATCGATCTCGCCGCGCTGAGAGACCTCGTGGCCGAGTCGCGCGATCCACGTGTCTTCACCCATCGTCCAGAGCTCGAAGCACACCTGACCGGACTCATCGATGCGCCCTCGGCTGAACTCGCCGCCGATGCCCCGGACGCCGGAGTCGGCCACTGATGGGTCTTCAGCCGCTGCTGATCGTCGTTGTGGCCGCGGTGGCCA includes the following:
- a CDS encoding glycosyltransferase family protein, which codes for MAQWRRRRSIAQGAAESSAEVATGSLSAEVLAELFPALPKPHRTPVFDTLEVGVILDEFSAESFGYEWATRPLSISGWSSELDGLDFVFVESAWNGNNGEWKFKLTGPSGPGPEITDLLAECRRRSIPTVFWNKEDPPHFEDFLPLAELCDVVFTSDVRLVPEYRARLGHDRIAALPFAAQPAIHNPSRPARNAGARDIAFAGMYFAHKYPERRAQMDLLLGAADAVSGRMEHGLEIFSRFLGDDERYQFPGALAERVVGSLPYRNLLTAYKHYKVFLNVNSVTDSPSMCARRIFEINAAGTPVVTTPSAATREFFPTDEVPQPETAEDAEWVLRAHVRSPELRDRSVHLAQRRIWAEHTYTHRAMTVMDSLGLDYARPFPTSVSAVVSTNRPDHLGEVLTTHAEQLHQDKELVLVAHGFEVPADLRTRATNAGIEHLQIVEVDSSQPLGVCLNRGIEAASGEVIAKMDDDDVYGAHYLGDQLAALRYSNAELVGKQAHYLHIRGRDIVIRRFPEREHRFTDLVMGPTLMTYRSTLLDNPFAERTLGEDTELQQRLIADGARIYSADRFNFVQVRGDHAHTWSVDDDLLLANGDVHAFGYAPGHYCF
- a CDS encoding polysaccharide biosynthesis protein, which produces MRRHGRVLALSLIDGFVFAFLVVAMTLVRYDFHTYLVNAPGMFVCSAIALIVFLIGGPMAIYRGRYRRGSTDQFAAIVGTVALGVGLMWVAEFALASSLLIPTSVPIAAGAMMIVAKSLENWVRRNLRQRTLTSSGSSRPTLVVGAGNQGTLALDMIAQDTRNEYVAVGILDDDPAKRHLRYNGTRVLGPISDIGAHVDRTGAGVVIIAIADLPPEELSRIASNLESRPVEIKIMPKLSDTQVSRHEPDSHAVAGLRHRGFRDVSLEDLIGRKPISTNIDDIATAITGKVVLVTGAGGSIGSQLCRQVSRFAPARLVMTDRDESGLHATELGLEGSALLTSDDLVLGDLRDPAFIDALVAEAKPEIIFHAAALKHLTFLERFPEQAVRTNVGASLDLLNAAVANDVDSFVHISTDKAAGATSVLGRTKFSIERAVAAVAAETGRRYMSVRFGNVLGSRGSVLETFVAQVAAGDPVTVTDPEVTRYFMTADEACELVLQAAAIGEPGETLVLDMGEPIRIDDLARRVIALSGRSDARIVYTGLRPGEKLTEALLSPGEVDNRPKHPLITQVPISPIDLAALRDLVAESRDPRVFTHRPELEAHLTGLIDAPSAELAADAPDAGVGH